A window from Canis lupus familiaris isolate Mischka breed German Shepherd chromosome 18, alternate assembly UU_Cfam_GSD_1.0, whole genome shotgun sequence encodes these proteins:
- the AP5B1 gene encoding AP-5 complex subunit beta-1 — protein MGPRSRETWAQRLGAFRASPSAFMAGPEGEDLGCDLLSELRSEKLSEQTKVSLLALSLEYPAQLWPDTAAAEAAATSLLDTLVLLPPRPSALRRPLLLAATTALAAGDALGPTSAASLRLLPLLLGLASGSDLGRGFGPASEQRSLQATACECLRELESCKPGLLGGRLGLLRGLLGQEGPVQPLSLLLALALRNALLIQARARAGLQGLLVAGDAPAVGIPWNWALAEEGAAHLQPQAPGWPAAEVQECGLAVLEPSPEEARELRAAVAQLLDTSYLLTPVAQAQLLWLLGWALRGLRGQPPVLFKPQLVRLLGTAQLTLLHAILALKAAFGEALFTAQDEALLLRRLTLAAQHPALPLSAHLFYLHCLLSFPENWPLGPTGEEAAPLLLGPRLCRGLLPSLLHDPMALLARLHLLCLLCADDEEKEEKAQDWSPQHYLEELLAGLRQRAALDGGPRALATLCFQASYLVVRCLAMQPAVLTPLTRGLAQLYQSRPALAPHFVDLLDRVGPELGEPLRVVLRQEVVARPGKDEALCWHLQILAKVADGNAQSATLGFLRAAAARCTDWDLQQALLQVCRALLRAGVGKGLADLLQALARQLEDPDGRDRARLYYILLAHLAGPKLGVALGPSLAAPAASSLVAENQGFAAALMVQEAPAPIRLSVGPRRAEGPVPVLQLQVEVLEPVYSLELRFRVEGQLYAPLEAVHVPCLYPGRPCRPLLLPLQPRRPAPTHLDVRALYTTPSGLTRHAHLPPLLVTFADLFLPFPQSPEGDKQGFFEELWDSCLPKGAESSLWCPLGPQGLEALVSHHLEPFVVVAQPPTSYHVAIHLPPNSRLLLRLEAAQVDGVPVALRTDDWAVLPLAGDYLRGLSATV, from the exons ATGGGACCCCGGAGCAGGGAAACCTGGGCCCAGCGCCTGGGCGCCTTCCGGGCCAGCCCGTCCGCCTTCATGGCCGGTCCCGAGGGTGAAGATCTGGGTTGTGACCTGCTGAGCGAACTGAGGAGTGAGAAGCTGAGCGAACAGACCAAG GTTTCCTTGCTGGCCCTGAGCCTGGAGTACCCAGCCCAGCTCTGGCCGGACACCGCTGCGGCCGAGGCAGCCGCCACCTCCCTGTTGGACACCCTGGTCCTTCTGCCCCCACGGCCCTCGGCCCTGCGGCGGCCCCTGCTGCTGGCGGCCACCACGGCCTTGGCGGCGGGAGATGCGCTGGGCCCCACCTCTGCAGCCTCCCTCcggctcctgcccctgcttctcGGCTTGGCCTCCGGCAGCGATCTGGGGCGAGGCTTTGGCCCCGCCTCGGAGCAGCGCTCCCTGCAGGCCACAGCGTGCGAGTGCCTGCGGGAGCTGGAGAGCTGCAAGCCTGGGCTGCTGGGTGGCCGCCTGGGGCTGCTACGGGGCCTGCTTGGGCAGGAAGGCCCGGTCCAGCCGCTCAGCCTGCTGCTGGCGCTTGCCCTGCGCAACGCCTTGCTGATACAGGCCAGAGCCAGGGCTGGCCTACAGGGCCTGCTCGTGGCCGGGGATGCTCCCGCTGTGGGCATTCCCTGGAACTGGGCATTAGCTGAGGAGGGGGCtgcccacctgcagccccaggcacctggctggccgGCCGCTGAGGTGCAGGAGTGTGGCCTTGCTGTACTGGAGCCCAGTCCTGAGGAGGCCCGGGAGCTGCGGGCTGCCGTGGCCCAGCTCCTGGACACCTCCTACCTGCTCACTCCTGTGGCTCAGGCCCAGCTCCTGTGGCTGCTGGGCTGGGCTCTGCGGGGTCTTCGGGGACAGCCTCCAGTGCTCTTCAAGCCACAGCTGGTACGGCTGCTGGGCACGGCACAGTTGACGCTGCTGCATGCCATTCTGGCACTCAAGGCAGCCTTTGGTGAAGCACTGTTCACGGCTCAGGACGAGGCCTTGCTGCTCCGTCGGCTCACCTTGGctgcccagcacccagccctgcccctgtcCGCCCATCTCTTCTACCTGCACTGCCTGCTGAGCTTCCCGGAGAACTGGCCTCTAGGCCCCACAGGTGAGGAGGCCGCTCCACTGCTGCTCGGGCCCCGGCTATGCCGTGGCCTCCTGCCCAGCCTCCTGCATGACCCGATGGCCCTCCTGGCCCGCTTGCATCTGCTTTGCCTGCTCTGTGCGGACgatgaagaaaaggaggagaaagcccAAGATTGGAGCCCCCAGCATTACCTGGAGGAGCTACTGGCTGGCCTGcggcagagggcagccctggaTGGGGGCCCTCGGGCGTTGGCCACTCTCTGCTTCCAGGCCTCATACCTGGTTGTTCGCTGCCTAGCCATGCAGCCTGCTGTGCTGACACCCTTGACCCGTGGACTGGCCCAGCTGTACCAGTCCCGGCCTGCGCTGGCTCCCCATTTTGTGGATCTCTTGGACAGGGTGGGCCCTGAGCTGGGGGAGCCCCTGAGAGTGGTATTACGGCAGGAGGTGGTGGCCAGGCCAGGCAAGGACGAGGCTCTTTGTTGGCACCTGCAGATACTGGCAAAAGTGGCAGATGGGAATGCTCAGAGTGCCACCCTAGGCTTCCTGCGAGCTGCGGCTGCTCGCTGCACGGACTGGGACCTCCAGCAGGCCCTGCTACAGGTCTGCCGGGCCTTGCTGCGGGCGGGTGTTGGGAAAGGCTTGGCCGATTTGCTGCAGGCACTGGCCAGGCAGTTGGAGGACCCTGACGGGCGGGACCGTGCACGCCTCTACTACATCCTCCTGGCCCACCTTGCGGGGCCCAAGCTGGGGGTGGCCCTGGGACCCTCGCTGGCCGCACCCGCGGCCTCCTCATTGGTGGCCGAGAACCAGGGCTTTGCTGCTGCGCTGATGGTGCAGGAGGCCCCAGCCCCAATTCGGCTAAGCGTGGGGCCCCGCAGAGCCGAGGGCCCAGTCCCCGTGCTACAGCTCCAGGTGGAAGTGCTAGAGCCAGTGTACTCTCTGGAGCTACGCTTCCGTGTGGAAGGACAGCTCTACGCACCCCTGGAGGCCGTCCATGTGCCCTGCCTGTACCCTGGCCGCCCTTGCCGTCCCCTGCTCTTGCCTCTGCAGCCCCGGCGCCCGGCTCCCACGCATCTGGATGTGCGTGCCCTGTACACCACACCCAGCGGCCTCACACGCCACGCCCACCTGCCACCTCTGCTTGTGACCTTTGCTGACCTTTTTCTGCCTTTCCCTCAGTCCCCTGAGGGGGACAAGCAGGGCTTCTTTGAGGAGCTCTGGGACTCCTGCCTTCCCAAGGGCGCTGAGAGTAGCCTCTGGTGCCCTCTTGGACCACAGGGGCTGGAGGCCTTGGTGTCCCACCACCTGGAGCCCTTTGTGGTGGTGGCCCAGCCCCCCACCAGCTACCATGTGGCCATCCACCTGCCCCCCAACTCAAGACTGCTGCTGCGACTGGAGGCGGCCCAGGTGGACGGGGTGCCGGTGGCCCTGCGGACAGATGACTGGGCTGTGCTGCCCTTGGCTGGGGACTACCTCCGTGGGCTGTCAGCCACTGTCTGA
- the LOC611989 gene encoding histone H2B type 2-E1 isoform X3: MYIYKVHPDIGISSKAMSIMNSFVNDVFERLAGEAARLAQYSGRTTLTSREVQTAVRLLLPGELAKHAVSEGTKAITKYTSSK, from the coding sequence ATGTATATCTACAAGGTGCACCCGGACATCGGCATCTCTTCCAAGGCCATGAGCATCATGAACTCATTTGTGAACGATGTGTTTGAACGGCTGGCTGGCGAGGCTGCCCGGCTGGCCCAGTACTCGGGCCGGACCACACTGACATCCCGGGAGGTCCAGACGGCGGTGCGTCTGCTGCTGCCCGGAGAGCTGGCCAAGCATGCTGTATCTGAGGGCACCAAGGCCATCACCAAGTACACCAGCTCCAAGTGA
- the RNASEH2C gene encoding ribonuclease H2 subunit C isoform X2, with product MESSEEAAVEKCRVHLRPGTLRDAARATLHLLPCEVLVNRPAPVDRFFTPAIRQGPDGLEVSFRGRKLRGEEVVVPPGLVGYVMAMEEQGEVSMEKDFSEGDEREEQERAEPREALERDFDQFIGAIASFSRFTLWGLETIPGPDAKVRGALTWPSLAAAIHAQVPED from the exons ATGGAGAGTAGCGAGGAGGCAGCAGTCGAGAAGTGCCGCGTCCACTTGCGCCCCGGCACGCTGCGCGACGCCGCTCGCGCCACGCTGCATCTTCTGCCTTGCGAGGTTCTAGTTAACCGGCCCGCCCCCGTGGACCGCTTCTTCACCCCAGCCATTCGACAGGGTCCCGACG GACTCGAAGTGTCGTTTCGGGGCCGCAAACTACGAGGCGAGGAGGTGGTGGTGCCTCCTGGCCTCGTGGGATACGTGATGGCgatggaggagcagggagaggtgTCGATGGAGAAGGACTTCTCGGAGGGTGACGAGCGAGAGGAGCAGGAGCGGGCAGAACCCCGCGAGGCGCTGGAGCGGGACTTC GACCAGTTTATCGGAGCCATCGCCAGTTTCAGCCGCTTCACGCTATGGGGTCTGGAGACCATTCCTGGTCCGGACGCCAAAGTGCGCGGGGCCCTAACCTGGCCCAGTCTGGCCGCAGCG ATTCACGCACAGGTGCCTGAAGACTGA